The following coding sequences lie in one Nakaseomyces glabratus chromosome K, complete sequence genomic window:
- the MET28 gene encoding Met28p (CAGL0K08668g~bZIP domain-containing protein), whose product MGLENTELPSSVLGVSERIRSMIMENSELGSRLVSLLLVNSGNAAEIIESINKGGASNVRSKSKHKSNEVKPVVAGAQSDRDYTYKNTTEDARVSGDDDEDAVVTTSSQWDNRAITTTGGHSSANSEDEVEDNESLLLKALEKRRKNSEASARFRIRKKQRRMENLEKLAQLNSHIDDLNKKIDGLLQENRHWKSKLEEINEQKSKQLLEQIKKKNGILL is encoded by the coding sequence ATGGGATTGGAGAACACAGAATTGCCGTCATCGGTGCTTGGCGTGTCGGAACGGATCCGGTCAATGATCATGGAGAACTCCGAATTGGGGTCTCGGCTAGTGTCGCTGTTGCTGGTAAACAGTGGAAATGCCGCAGAGATCATCGAGTCCATCAATAAAGGAGGTGCTTCAAATGTGAGGTCCAAGAGCAAACACAAGAGCAATGAGGTTAAACCAGTAGTAGCGGGTGCCCAGTCCGACCGAGATTATACATACAAGAATACCACAGAAGACGCTAGAGTATCGGGTGACGATGACGAGGATGCTGTTGTAACTACTTCCTCGCAGTGGGACAACAGGGCTATTACCACAACTGGTGGCCACAGCAGTGCAAACAGTGAAGACGAAGTCGAGGACAACGAGAGCCTTTTACTGAAAGCTTTAGAGAAGCGTCGCAAGAACTCAGAGGCCTCGGCGCGTTTCAGGATAAGGAAGAAACAGCGTCGTATGGAGAATCTCGAGAAACTGGCACAATTAAACTCACACATAGATGActtgaacaagaagattGATGGTCTGTTGCAGGAAAATAGACATTGGAAATCTAAATTGGAAGAGATCAATGAGCAGAAATCAAAGCAGTTGCTTGAacagatcaaaaaaaaaaacggAATTCTTCTGTGA
- a CDS encoding uncharacterized protein (CAGL0K08690g~Ortholog of S. cerevisiae : YIR016W and Saccharomyces cerevisiae S288C : YIR016W), with product MDYLQEIKEEVRLQERSESLGLGLQLMTPTESIHEAQEILESRDADITMADLSKALEIPTTPVVEIESVFADSPLLLHAVDTTPIAHGGSDIGLGFLPASPVVQKLRSNSYSASINNNMTYHFNATILSNVADTTNTGTTASMGANSPNPNLLSPRSLGSSFKKHVVQRGASVDAVSLDLHTREYTAESPGYFDIGDSKRNSLQKFRSSLNIATAHSSSKLLQRRNSRASISASSPMSNLGYFEDYNHNYTRSRKGSIASATTTVTQRNTSLGSNVRRSLSKIASTTGTIKRAFSSASLNANNAKTANPEGNSNDNGFHETMSHSFSRMSQNSGRNSVADVRNGMFNLHISRENSAYLEPNTISDDELSNSSSTFTNKMLLEDGYSLQNSTPVENWSNTGFVGIKSQGNYREDRGEDDKFLVDIDKLTTEVPVISVTDRLGSKNSTPLIEQSSIVNAEVKCKGRNRNNSNASSLASGSTQKMGLDEYIKVLIGQQNLEDERLEYLEKRFKECGWCSEEELQTIRRKRVMINRKWANKISRYQNKLEL from the coding sequence ATGGATTACTTGCAGGAGATAAAAGAGGAAGTGCGATTGCAGGAGAGGAGCGAGAGCCTGGGGCTGGGGCTGCAGCTGATGACGCCCACGGAATCTATACATGAGGCGCAGGAGATACTGGAGAGCAGGGACGCGGATATTACAATGGCGGATCTCTCCAAGGCGCTCGAGATACCGACCACGCCCGTGGTGGAGATCGAGTCTGTCTTTGCGGACTCGCCGCTGCTCTTGCATGCCGTGGATACCACGCCAATTGCGCATGGCGGAAGCGATATAGGCCTTGGGTTTCTCCCCGCATCGCCGGTGGTGCAGAAACTGAGATCTAACTCGTACTCTGCCTccatcaacaacaacatgACCTACCATTTCAACGCAACGATACTGAGTAACGTGGCAGATACTACCAACACGGGCACAACAGCCAGCATGGGCGCAAACAGCCCTAACCCTAATTTATTGAGTCCCAGATCCCTGGGGTCGTCTTTCAAGAAGCATGTTGTACAGAGAGGTGCATCCGTGGACGCTGTCTCTCTAGATCTCCACACAAGGGAATACACCGCCGAGTCACCGGGCTACTTCGATATAGGTGACTCTAAGAGAAACTCATTACAGAAATTCAGAAGCAGCTTGAACATAGCAACAGCCCACTCAAGCAGCAAACTActacaaagaagaaactcAAGAGCCTCTATTTCAGCTTCTAGCCCCATGTCCAACCTGGGTTACTTTGAAGACTACAACCACAACTATACAAGATCCAGGAAAGGCTCAATTGCATCCGCGACTACAACAGTAACTCAAAGAAACACCTCTTTGGGGAGTAATGTAAGAAGAAGCTTATCGAAAATTGCATCAACTACAGGAACGATAAAGCGGGCATTCTCATCGGCTTCATTAAATGCAAACAACGCAAAAACTGCCAACCCCGAAGGCAATAGTAACGATAATGGCTTTCATGAGACTATGAGCCATAGCTTTAGCAGGATGTCCCAAAATAGTGGGAGAAATTCTGTTGCAGATGTAAGAAATGGTATGTTTAATCTGCATATATCTCGCGAGAACTCAGCATATTTGGAGCCCAATACAATCTCAGATGACGAGCTGTCTAATTCAAGCTCTACTTTTACGAATAAAATGCTATTGGAAGATGGATATTCTCTGCAAAATAGTACGCCAGTTGAAAATTGGTCCAATACTGGTTTCGTAGGTATCAAATCTCAAGGAAATTATCGAGAAGACAGGGGTGAAGATGACAAGTTTTTAGTTGATATCGATAAACTAACTACTGAAGTACCCGTTATATCAGTAACCGATAGACTTGGCTCGAAGAATTCTACACCCTTGATAGAACAAAGTAGTATTGTAAATGCTGAGGTGAAATGCAAGGGCCGCAATAGAAACAACTCTAACGCTTCATCATTGGCCAGTGGTAGTACCCAGAAAATGGGTCTGGATGAGTACATTAAAGTTCTAATAGGCCAACAAAATCTGGAAGACGAGAGACTTGAATATTTAGAGAAACGATTCAAAGAGTGCGGCTGGTGTTCAGAAGAAGAGTTACAAACcataagaagaaaaagagtTATGATTAACAGAAAATGGGCGAACAAAATATCTCGCTATCAGAACAAATTAGAATTATGA
- the RPR2 gene encoding ribonuclease P protein subunit RPR2 (CAGL0K08712g~Ortholog(s) have ribonuclease P activity, role in intronic box C/D snoRNA processing, tRNA processing and nucleolar ribonuclease P complex localization), whose protein sequence is MAKVKKGKGKGNGGGREHFQRVNYLAQLSRHVAQATGDVSLTQLYNRNLVQVSHKTKTRLSPSLKRSMCKQCKIAQIPTITTKVSVEKHTGCLAIECQCHQRPHKSKRVNNKRSVKRFPINACRSLDH, encoded by the coding sequence ATGGCAAAAGTTAAGAAAGGCAAGGGCAAAGGCAATGGTGGTGGCAGGGAGCACTTTCAGCGTGTAAACTACCTTGCGCAACTATCTCGACACGTAGCACAAGCGACCGGTGATGTCTCGCTCACCCAGTTATACAATCGTAACTTGGTGCAAGTCAGCCACAAGACCAAAACCCGCTTGAGCCCCTCGCTCAAGCGCAGTATGTGCAAACAATGCAAGATAGCGCAAATCCCCACTATCACTACCAAAGTGAGCGTCGAAAAGCATACAGGCTGCCTCGCCATAGAGTGCCAGTGCCACCAGCGCCCTCACAAGAGCAAGCGTGTCAACAACAAGAGATCAGTGAAACGCTTCCCCATTAATGCCTGCAGATCACTGGATCATTGA
- the VLD1 gene encoding Vld1p (CAGL0K08734g~Ortholog(s) have endoplasmic reticulum, fungal-type vacuole localization), whose amino-acid sequence MVLVVEAFGSENEVKGVSVMRNLHMLCYVVIYLRFVRDRSVLNMLLVYIALSLAGFLKDLLVSYLHRQLETMRDGESYRRNSNDGNGLLETEVIRTILIKSVRYLQILIVAEALYCVMYHGYSGSPLFYYDSPGKVGDVVEPAFHYKYGYFIMNLIGEEMPYMSSRWKLLAIDVVLLILQLVVITKSLEPELDGIKLIIPELRTHQLGMASILLFNTTSSQDSSRLITLCTCQEPDRCEHNTSPSALPRTERRSYGAT is encoded by the coding sequence ATGGTGCTGGTAGTTGAAGCGTTTGGCTCTGAGAATGAGGTCAAAGGTGTGAGTGTGATGCGGAACTTGCACATGCTGTGCTATGTTGTGATATATCTGCGGTTTGTGCGGGACAGGTCCGTACTGAACATGTTGCTGGTGTATATTGCGCTGTCGTTGGCTGGGTTCTTGAAGGACCTGCTCGTGTCCTACCTGCACAGGCAATTGGAGACCATGCGGGACGGTGAGTCCTATAGGCGGAACAGCAACGATGGGAACGGGCTGCTGGAGACAGAGGTGATCAGAACCATACTGATTAAATCTGTGCGGTACTTGCAAATCCTGATAGTGGCGGAGGCACTGTACTGCGTAATGTATCACGGGTACAGTGGATCTCCGTTATTCTACTACGACAGTCCCGGAAAGGTGGGCGATGTGGTAGAGCCGGCTTTCCATTACAAATACGGCTATTTCATCATGAACCTTATTGGGGAAGAGATGCCCTATATGTCCAGCCGATGGAAGCTGCTGGCGATAGACGTCGTGCTGCTAATTCTACAGTTAGTGGTAATAACAAAGTCGTTGGAGCCCGAGCTAGACGGCATAAAACTGATCATCCCAGAGTTGAGAACACACCAATTGGGGATGGCCAGTATTCTGCTGTTCAACACTACATCCTCCCAGGACAGCAGCCGACTCATCACACTGTGTACATGCCAAGAACCAGACCGTTGTGAGCACAACACATCGCCATCGGCACTGCCGAGAACAGAGAGACGATCCTACGGAGCTACGTAA
- the YAP5 gene encoding Yap5p (CAGL0K08756g~bZIP domain-containing protein), which yields MLTALGSMGENYPVLRPKDSVAEKMAMSKIHISKKWKLPPLRPKGSHERAKPSPSMDAGAKVSPAGDSPTGEDSKHMSGPNRKRLQNREAQRAYRERSRNKLQTLEDNVETLQGMVKMWQSKYKQLASEFDQYKQSSNEKIVELEKTISESKEDSKCYICMKNVDLDGLKENARNEDIKPFFQDEFLSNAIKNFQPMEAVSLKRKQEKNSSSPSITPRSSTTSFAAVLNDVDKGNCGFCNDNTACVCRDITSTLSAKPPQRRSDILLDTMSKSGLSTESIKSNYAVSALRSTHCSENPSKCTKCSDIDTSCLKSVPADNKRSSIYMEELPMEFEVNLNDLFPSPKRQRT from the coding sequence ATGCTGACTGCTCTGGGATCAATGGGAGAGAACTACCCGGTGTTGAGGCCTAAGGACTCTGTCGCCGAGAAGATGGCGATGTCCAAGATACATATTTCCAAGAAGTGGAAGCTGCCCCCGTTGCGTCCGAAAGGGAGCCACGAAAGAGCCAAGCCGTCCCCTTCCATGGATGCGGGCGCGAAAGTATCCCCTGCGGGCGACTCGCCAACTGGTGAGGACTCGAAGCATATGTCGGGGCCCAATCGGAAACGGTTGCAGAATAGGGAAGCGCAGCGGGCGTACAGGGAGCGCAGCAGGAACAAGCTCCAGACGCTGGAGGACAATGTGGAGACTTTGCAAGGGATGGTGAAGATGTGGCAGAGCAAGTACAAGCAACTGGCTAGTGAGTTTGATCAGTACAAGCAGAGTTCTAACGAGAAGATTGTGGAGCTGGAAAAGACGATCTCTGAGTCGAAGGAGGATTCCAAATGCTACATTTGCATGAAGAACGTTGATCTGGATGGTCTGAAGGAGAACGCCAGGAACGAGGACATAAAACCTTTCTTCCAGGACGAATTCTTGAGCAACGCAATAAAGAACTTTCAGCCTATGGAGGCCGTGTCATTGAAACGtaaacaagaaaagaactCGAGCTCACCTTCAATTACTCCGAGGTCTTCAACTACTTCTTTTGCCGCTGTATTAAATGACGTAGATAAGGGGAATTGTGGGTTCTGTAATGATAATACTGCATGTGTATGTCGCGATATTACAAGCACTTTAAGTGCGAAGCCTCCACAACGGAGAAGTGATATTTTGTTGGACACTATGTCAAAGTCGGGCCTATCAACAGAATCCATTAAGTCAAACTATGCAGTATCAGCACTACGATCAACGCATTGTTCTGAGAATCCATCCAAGTGTACAAAATGCTCTGATATAGACACTTCTTGTTTGAAATCAGTACCAGCAGATAATAAAAGGAGCTCTATTTACATGGAAGAACTACCAATGGAGTTTGAAGTCAACTTAAATGATCTATTCCCCTCCCCGAAAAGACAAAGAACATAG
- the ADI1 gene encoding acireductone dioxygenase (Ni2+-requiring) (CAGL0K08800g~Ortholog(s) have acireductone dioxygenase (Ni2+-requiring) activity, role in L-methionine salvage from methylthioadenosine and cytosol, nucleus localization) produces MVEIYVHDENDSVDFRQPHNSGKTVALEDLGKIGVIYKHIADQADVDILAKERNYKNRDIVTINVDTFKGDKNALEKQLGIFYKEHLHEDEEIRYCIEGSGYFDVRNGKDDVWVRCKVGPGDLLILPAGIYHRFTLTETNHIKALRLFKDEPKWQAYNRPDADSLPVRHEYLQSI; encoded by the coding sequence ATGGTGGAAATATATGTACATGACGAAAACGACAGTGTCGACTTTAGACAGCCACACAACAGCGGTAAGACTGTAGCTCTAGAGGATCTTGGAAAGATTGGTGTGATATACAAGCATATAGCAGATCAAGCAGATGTTGATATTTTGGCGAAAGAGCGCAACTATAAAAACAGAGACATTGTCACTATTAATGTTGATACTTTCAAAGGCGATAAAAATGCACTTGAGAAACAGCTCGGAATATTCTACAAAGAGCATTTGCACGAGGATGAAGAGATCAGATATTGCATTGAAGGTTCAGGCTACTTCGATGTGCGTAATGGGAAGGATGACGTATGGGTCAGATGCAAAGTTGGTCCAGGTGATTTACTTATCTTACCCGCAGGTATCTATCACAGATTCACACTCACAGAGACCAATCATATTAAGGCACTAAGATTATTCAAGGATGAACCAAAATGGCAAGCTTACAATAGACCTGATGCAGACAGCCTACCCGTTCGCCATGAATACTTACAATCTATTTAA
- the ANY1 gene encoding Any1p (CAGL0K08822g~Ortholog(s) have endoplasmic reticulum localization) produces MDGAELIQEHELAAVEQIAEAAAESAKNQDSYVVTLTSYLPKLDQFYIPEWLTMRVLTGYIYSCTPLFSYGAAILSIERCQTAFGFSIDICATMLIASILRISYFFFVPYEVTLLRQSIIMVLVQLLLLRTTLKYRPEEYKYDNLQSVEPFTQLIHDVWFEYFAIRNKPRMFSDEWKNLLRSLSFERLMGFIFKIFLVFVYKFLKFFDPSFKRVGSFWQWNDDRKYWKFLIIFATFQFSFTLLITKVIAWENFAHNVGSLIGGISLLVESLLPLPQISILHKLKSVQGFKIILLISWLCGDTVKLSFLLSLNSGEKNVDTSSLFEFFALFQMGLDFYIGGQYIYYKFYYNPEGTVVNGYRGTPVIGGSQDHEFMELQNEFADGPLNELNEKAFNGKEHRSNSTPKRKLSYSQHLSKTPSSSRKASIGNIEVSSPRRGHSKSYTFSSEKSAT; encoded by the coding sequence ATGGATGGGGCTGAACTAATACAAGAGCATGAGCTTGCCGCTGTTGAGCAAATAGCTGAGGCAGCTGCTGAATCAGCCAAGAATCAGGACAGTTATGTGGTGACCCTAACATCATATTTGCCCAAGCTTGACCAGTTCTATATCCCAGAATGGCTCACGATGAGAGTTCTGACAggttatatatatagttGTACACCATTGTTCTCCTACGGTGCAGCCATTCTCAGTATTGAGAGGTGTCAAACTGCATTTGGGTTTTCAATTGACATATGTGCAACTATGCTGATAGCGAGTATATTAAGGATATcgtattttttctttgtccCATACGAAGTAACACTATTACGACAATCAATAATCATGGTTTTGGTACAATTGTTACTGTTAAGAACCACTTTAAAGTATCGTCCTGAAGAGTATAAATACGATAATCTACAATCTGTTGAGCCATTCACACAGCTGATTCATGATGTTTGGTTTGAGTACTTTGCAATCAGAAACAAACCAAGAATGTTCAGTGACGAATGGAAGAACCTACTGCGGTCATTATCTTTTGAGAGACTGATGGGATTTATAttcaagatatttttgGTATTTGTCTATAAGTTTCTGAAATTCTTTGACCCAAGTTTCAAAAGAGTGGGCTCCTTCTGGCAATGGAACGATGATCGCAAATATTGGAAGTTCCTCATCATATTTGCAACTTTTCAATTCTCTTTCACTCTGTTGATAACAAAAGTGATAGCTTGGGAGAATTTTGCACATAATGTGGGATCCTTAATCGGTGGAATCAGTTTGTTAGTAGAATCGCTCCTGCCTTTACCACAGATTTCAATCCTGCACAAGTTAAAATCAGTTCAAGGATTCAAGATTATTCTGTTGATCAGTTGGCTATGTGGTGATACTGTCAAGTTATCCTTTTTGTTGTCTTTAAACAGCGGTGAAAAAAACGTAGACACCAGttctttatttgaattttttgcaTTATTCCAAATGGGATTGGACTTTTATATCGGCGGTCAGTATATATACTACAAGTTCTACTATAACCCAGAAGGAACCGTTGTGAATGGATATAGAGGTACACCAGTCATTGGAGGATCACAAGACCACGAATTTATGGAGTTACAGAACGAATTTGCTGATGGGCCCTTAAATGAGCTGAATGAGAAGGCCTTCAATGGGAAAGAGCATAGATCAAACTCAACACCAAAACGAAAATTGAGTTATAGCCAGCATTTATCAAAGAcaccatcttcttcaaggaAAGCAAGTATAGGAAACATAGAAGTATCAAGTCCAAGGCGAGGCCACTCAAAATCATACACATTCTCCTCTGAGAAATCGGCTACgtaa
- the AIM17 gene encoding Aim17p (CAGL0K08844g~Ortholog(s) have gamma-butyrobetaine dioxygenase activity, role in carnitine biosynthetic process, mitochondrion organization and mitochondrion localization) translates to MIRSHMRRFRHNAATSLLRHTRLYSQASGKILDASFTDESTTVTFLHESMVQPNDSVPTSLDATPDTQDKIRPFTVCFNNIFLRDASKSPKTVDPVSGQRLVTTAELLDEHNGRRATVPRSVNISEDGKRLVVDWSDGDSYAYDLDFFFKYKGSSFLTKSIRNQMSKHKRVFWNRDLLNSKIDKNRDGSFFSFDQVMNDDKLLYRTLVNLQQFGITFISGMPTIRDETDANDANIYMVRNLCERIGPLRKTFYGEVFDITNQNLKDYDQDLPPPHDYNIPFENIASPLHMDLQFLENVPGFKILHALKNESENDTNIFVDSLYAARNIRETDNEAYEALQHVPINYTFKNKNKRYYQSKPLVEEYESNEHNTLIGNYEYLVKCVNYSPPFQAPFTYGIYNKLTNVPKIEGIEDPLTTSPGKVTERLVFRDFLRGLQQFEKMVYDHENQLRINLPENTAVIYNNRRILHTRTNHNTRQSDLVWFKSCYFDLDTFKSKLKFLEEAFEKSK, encoded by the coding sequence ATGATTAGAAGTCATATGCGAAGATTCAGACACAATGCAGCTACGTCCCTGCTGAGACACACCAGGTTATACTCGCAAGCCAGCGGCAAGATTCTCGATGCATCATTTACCGATGAGTCCACCACTGTTACATTTTTGCATGAATCCATGGTTCAGCCTAATGATTCGGTCCCCACATCATTGGATGCGACACCAGACACACAAGATAAGATTAGGCCATTCACAGTATgtttcaataatatattcttgaGGGATGCATCGAAATCTCCAAAAACAGTGGACCCTGTTTCAGGTCAAAGACTAGTAACAACAGCTGAGCTTCTGGATGAACATAACGGTAGAAGGGCCACTGTTCCTAGATCTGTCAACATTTCTGAGGATGGTAAGAGACTGGTAGTTGATTGGAGCGATGGCGATAGCTATGCCTATGATCTcgattttttcttcaagtatAAAGGTTCCTCTTTCTTGACTAAATCTATTAGAAATCAAATGTCGAAGCACAAGAGAGTCTTTTGGAACAGAGATCTACTAAATAGCAAGATAGATAAGAACAGAGATGGCtcatttttctcttttgacCAGGTGATGAATGATGATAAGCTCTTGTACAGGACACTGGTAAATTTGCAACAATTCGGTATTACGTTTATATCTGGAATGCCAACAATCAGAGATGAAACTGATGCAAATGAtgcaaatatatatatggtCAGAAACCTGTGTGAAAGAATAGGACCATTGAGGAAGACATTTTATGGTGAAGTATTTGATATAACCAACCAAAACTTGAAAGATTATGATCAGGATTTGCCTCCACCACATGACTACAATATTCCATTCGAAAACATAGCATCTCCATTGCACATGGACTTACAATTTCTGGAAAACGTTCCGGGGTTCAAAATCTTACATGCTTTGAAAAATGAATCCGAGAatgatacaaatatatttgttgaCTCTCTTTACGCGGCCAGAAATATTCGTGAAACAGATAACGAAGCCTACGAGGCTCTACAACATGTTCCAATCAATTATACcttcaagaacaaaaaCAAGAGATATTACCAATCGAAGCCACTTGTAGAAGAATATGAGAGTAATGAGCATAATACGTTGATCGGCAATTATGAATACCTAGTCAAGTGTGTAAACTACTCTCCACCATTCCAAGCCCCATTCACTTATGGTATCTACAACAAATTGACAAACGTACCAAAGATCGAGGGAATAGAAGATCCATTGACCACCTCTCCAGGTAAAGTCACTGAAAGATTAGTTTTCAGAGACTTCCTAAGAGGTTTACAACAGTTTGAGAAGATGGTATATGACCACGAAAACCAGCTAAGAATAAACTTACCTGAAAATACCGCGGTTATCTACAACAATAGAAGAATACTGCATACCAGGACCAATCATAACACAAGGCAATCAGACCTTGTTTGGTTCAAGTCATGCTACTTCGATCTGGACACTTTCAAAAGTAAATTGAAATTCCTAGAGGAAGCATTTGAGAAATCCAAGTGA
- the RPN8 gene encoding proteasome regulatory particle lid subunit RPN8 (CAGL0K08866g~Putative non-ATPase regulatory subunit of 26S proteasome; gene is upregulated in azole-resistant strain) — protein sequence MSLHHDNVTIAPLVLLSVLDHYERTNTPEGKRCVGVILGDSQTNTIRVTNSFALPFEEDEKNSDVWFLDHNYIESMNEMCKKINAKEKLIGWYHSGPKLRASDLKINELFKKYTQGNPLLLIVDVKQQDVGLPTDAYMAVEQVKDDGTSTEKTFLHLPCTVEAEEAEEIGVEHLLRDVRDQAAGGLSIRLTNQLKSLKGLQKKLNDIVIYLNKVINNELPVNHTILGKLQDVFNLLPNLGYNEETDVSATSNDMVTASNNLQRALTVKTNDELMVIYITNLVRAIIAFDDLIENKMQNKKLQEERNKELQADINKVESETAETEKVATD from the coding sequence ATGTCCTTACATCACGATAATGTCACAATTGCGCCATTGGTGCTATTGTCAGTgctggaccactacgagCGTACCAATACCCCTGAAGGTAAGAGATGTGTTGGTGTCATACTCGGCGATTCGCAAACGAACACAATAAGGGTAACTAATTCATTTGCTTTGccatttgaagaagatgagaaaAACTCTGATGTTTGGTTTTTAGATCACAATTATATTGAGAGTATGAATGAGATGTGTAAAAAGATTAATGCCAAGGAAAAATTAATTGGTTGGTACCACAGTGGGCCAAAACTAAGGGCTTCAGActtgaaaataaatgaactgttcaagaaatataCACAAGGCAATCCATTGCTTTTAATTGTGGATGTTAAGCAGCAGGATGTTGGTCTACCAACAGATGCATATATGGCTGTTGAACAAGTGAAAGACGATGGTACTTCTACTGAAAAAACTTTCTTACATTTGCCATGTACAGTTGAAGCGGAAGAAGCGGAAGAAATTGGTGTTGAGCATCTGTTGAGAGATGTTCGTGATCAAGCGGCCGGTGGATTGTCTATTAGATTGACCAACCAGTTGAAGTCTTTGAAAGgtttacaaaaaaaattaaatgacATTGTGATATACTTGAATAAAGTCATTAACAATGAGCTACCTGTTAACCATACTATTTTAGGGAAACTTCAGGATGTTTTTAATCTGTTGCCAAATCTTGGGTATAACGAAGAAACTGACGTCTCTGCAACTAGTAATGATATGGTCACTGCCAGTAATAACTTGCAAAGGGCATTGACAGTTAAAACTAACGACGAACTGATGGTGATATATATCACTAACCTTGTAAGAGCGATTATTGCATTTGATGATCTGATCGAGAATAAAATGCAAAACAAGAAACTGCAGGAGGAGAGAAATAAGGAATTACAAGCTGATATAAACAAAGTGGAGTCTGAAACGgctgaaactgaaaaagtAGCCACAGattga